A window of Juglans regia cultivar Chandler chromosome 7, Walnut 2.0, whole genome shotgun sequence contains these coding sequences:
- the LOC108991793 gene encoding F-box protein At5g49610-like, whose translation MESQPDDLPPDMIFEILTRLSLEDIGRCRLVSKAWNLTTYESIFMQQNCQRAKTISGCFIESWYKYCEPSPEFVSINNVSDCDPKLSLRFLPPPVKIEAATKQGILLCMNDYRTRRLRIPEYYVCKPSTKEWHQIPNPKTRYFTEKMAMLVLRSKPLRYKIVRFSQPKSPFTRYKSIWYKCYRCEIFDSETWAWKRLKDVLLPDGKFIGFEPVVSACGVLYSLMPDNEIFAFHEDTESWTTFELPFPLCKKDYFKHMKLVEYRGRLGMLCMGENFIMQLWVMEGHDMKIWSKRETISIEALRDVETHTTPAAMLSTGVALMRGYSAVVFYDVKSGRPSINVCKVGKFFDAIFPFQSDLEPVHLKKKSFTRGVGSAGGMRFPFLLFVVVLAWVFLFICSYLAYYS comes from the coding sequence ATGGAATCCCAGCCTGATGATCTTCCACCAGATATGATCTTCGAAATTTTAACCCGACTATCTCTGGAAGATATTGGGAGATGCAGGCTTGTTTCGAAGGCTTGGAACCTGACTACGTACGAGTCAATTTTCATGCAACAGAACTGTCAAAGAGCAAAAACAATATCCGGGTGTTTCATAGAAAGCTGGTACAAGTACTGCGAGCCGTCTCCTGAGTTCGTCTCCATCAACAACGTCTCGGATTGCGACCCTAAACTTTCTCTAAGATTCTTGCCCCCTCCTGTCAAAATCGAAGCCGCCACTAAACAAGGTATTCTGTTATGCATGAATGATTATCGAACAAGAAGACTGAGAATACCCGAGTATTATGTGTGCAAGCCCAGCACCAAAGAATGGCACCAGATACCGAATCCTAAAACTCGGTATTTTACTGAAAAGATGGCGATGTTGGTTCTAAGATCAAAGCCATTACGCTACAAGATAGTTCGATTTTCACAACCAAAGTCTCCGTTCACCAGGTATAAGTCTATATGGTATAAGTGTTATCGGTGTGAGATTTTCGATTCAGAAACATGGGCGTGGAAAAGACTGAAAGATGTGTTGTTGCCTGATGGCAAGTTCATTGGATTCGAGCCTGTTGTGTCTGCATGTGGTGTGCTTTACTCGCTTATGCCTGACAACGAAATCTTCGCTTTTCATGAAGATACAGAGAGTTGGACAACCTTCGAACTGCCTTTCCCTCTGTGCAAGAAAGATTATTTCAAGCACATGAAGCTTGTGGAATACAGAGGCCGACTTGGGATGCTTTGCATGGGAGAGAACTTTATAATGCAACTCTGGGTAATGGAAGGCCATGACATGAAAATATGGAGTAAGAGAGAAACAATAAGCATTGAAGCCCTTCGAGACGTGGAAACCCATACTACTCCTGCTGCCATGCTCAGTACTGGTGTTGCGCTAATGCGGGGATATTCCGCCGtagttttttatgatgttaaaaGTGGCAGGCCGTCCATTAATGTCTGCAAGGTGGGGAAGTTTTTCGATGCAATTTTTCCCTTCCAATCTGATTTAGAGCCGGTTcatttgaagaagaaatcctTTACAAGGGGTGTGGGCTCAGCTGGGGGCATGAGATTTCCCTTCCTATTATTCGTAGTTGTTCTTGCTTGggttttcttgtttatttgcAGTTATTTGGCATATTACTCTTAG
- the LOC108991893 gene encoding NF-X1-type zinc finger protein NFXL2 isoform X2, whose protein sequence is MTSTNDHRQQPPSDSDSDFDSDTDHGHTGSRPFRHTDLSNSIFKAYFESTNQSSPSTSDLNKIQSFLTSSSSGALSCLICLERIRPSDPTWSCSSLCFAVFHLICIQSWARQASDLAAARAAIRLSVSPELASVWNCPKCRVQYTKSQIPKIYLCFCGKLQDPPSDPWVLPHSCGEICDRPLKHNCGHRCLLLCHPGPCPSCPKLVKSVCFCGAVNDVRRCGFKKFFCNNVCSKLLDCGVHRCTETCHDGPCPPCRARGVYRCQCGKVEEAERECCERNFRCENPCGKALACGKHACGKGCHLAGECGECPLQGKRTCPCGKRVYQGMSCDVETPPLCGATCDKTLSCGLHRCHERCHRGLCIETCRIVVAKSCRCGSLKKEVPCYQDLLCERKCQRMRDCGRHACKRRCCDGDCPPCSEVCGRKLRCKNHKCPSPCHRGVCAPCPVMVTISCACGETHFEVPCGTEADQKPPRCPKPCDIVPLCRHGSNCKPHKCHYGACPPCRLPCEEEYPCGHKCKLRCHGPRPPPNSEFTLKPKKKKSIHQSECIPGSVCPPCPELVWRSCLGQHIGAERMMVCSNRTQFSCENLCGNLLSCGNHYCTKTCHTLKSLPATPIQNERSESCEECYLPCQKERKPTCSHHCPLPCHPGECPPCKVLVKRSCHCGAMVHVFECIYYNGLSEKEQMIVRSCGGPCHRTMDLRVDIDAAGSCPIAPIYVQRHVILVNALHLKSALRRFLFVVNAKP, encoded by the exons ATGACCTCAACTAATGACCACCGCCAACAACCTCCCTCCGATTCAGACTCCGACTTTGATTCAGACACCGACCACGGCCACACTGGATCCCGGCCCTTCCGCCACACCGATCTCTCAAACTCCATTTTCAAAGCCTACTTCGAATCCACCAACCAATCATCACCTTCCACCTCCGACCTCAACAAAATACAGTCCTTcctcacctcctcctcctccggcGCCCTATCATGCCTCATTTGCCTGGAGCGCATCAGACCCTCCGACCCCACCTGGTCCTGCTCCTCTCTCTGCTTCGCCGTCTTCCATCTCATCTGCATCCAGAGCTGGGCCCGCCAGGCATCCGATCTCGCCGCCGCGCGCGCCGCCATACGCCTTTCCGTATCTCCGGAACTCGCCTCAGTCTGGAACTGCCCCAAGTGTCGTGTCCAATACACCAAATCCCAAATCCCTAAGATCTACCTCTGCTTTTGTGGCAAATTACAGGACCCGCCCAGTGACCCGTGGGTTCTACCACATTCTTGCGGCGAAATATGCGATCGCCCTTTGAAGCACAACTGTGGCCATCGTTGCTTGCTTCTCTGCCACCCTGGGCCGTGCCCCTCGTGCCCTAAGCTGGTGAAATCAGTGTGCTTTTGCGGTGCCGTTAACGACGTTCGTCGCTGTGGCTTCAAGAAATTCTTTTGTAACAATGTGTGTTCGAAGCTGTTGGACTGTGGGGTCCATAGGTGCACTGAAACTTGCCACGACGGGCCGTGCCCTCCGTGCCGTGCGCGTGGGGTCTACAGGTGCCAGTGCGGGAAGGTGGAGGAGGCAGAGAGGGAGTGCTGCGAGCGGAATTTTCGGTGCGAGAATCCGTGCGGGAAGGCGCTGGCTTGTGGGAAGCACGCGTGTGGGAAAGGATGCCATTTGGCTGGGGAATGCGGTGAGTGCCCGCTTCAGGGGAAGCGGACGTGCCCGTGTGGGAAGAGAGTGTATCAAGGGATGTCATGTGATGTCGAGACACCGCCACTGTGCGGGGCGACTTGCGATAAGACGTTGAGCTGTGGCCTGCATAGGTGCCACGAGAGGTGCCATCGCGGGCTCTGCATTGAAACTTGCAGGATTGTGGTCGCCAAGTCCTGCCGGTGTGGGAGCCTCAAGAAAGAG GTTCCTTGCTATCAAGATTTGCTATGTGAAAGGAAGTGTCAGAGAATGCGGGACTGTGGGCGCCATGCTTGTAAGCGTCGCTGCTGTGACGGGGATTGTCCTCCATGCTCAGAG GTCTGTGGCAGGAAGCTACGGTGTAAGAACCATAAATGCCCTTCTCCATGCCATAG AGGTGTCTGTGCTCCCTGCCCAGTGATGGTGACGATTTCATGTGCATGTGGTGAGACACACTTTGAG GTCCCTTGTGGTACTGAGGCAGATCAGAAGCCTCCTAGATGTCCCAAGCCATGTGATATTGTGCCTCTATGCAGGCATGGATCAAATTGCAAG CCACACAAATGTCATTATGGAGCTTGCCCCCCTTGTCGTTTACCTTGTGAAGAAGAATATCCATGTGGCCATAAGTGCAAACTAAG GTGTCATGGCCCTAGACCTCCTCCTAACTCCGAATTTACATTgaaaccaaagaaaaagaagtcaaTACATCAGAGCGAGTGTATACCAGGTTCTGTATGCCCTCCTTGTCCAGAACTGGTTTGGAGGTCATGCCTTGGGCAGCACATTGGAGCAGAGAGAATG ATGGTCTGCTCCAATAGAACACAGTTTTCCTGTGAAAATTTGTGTGGAAATCTTCTATCTTGCGGTAATCATTATTGTACAAAAACCTGCCATACTCTGAAGAGCCTACCTGCAACACCCATCCAGAACGAAAGAAGCGAGTCTTGTGAAGAGTGTTATCTTCCTTGCCAAAAG GAGAGGAAGCCCACATGTTCTCATCATTGCCCCCTGCCATGTCATCCTGGAGAATGTCCCCCATGCAAAGTGCTTGTAAAACGATCATGCCACTGTGGTGCAATGGTCCATGTTTTTGAGTGCATATACTACAATGGGTTGTCTGAAAAAGAACAGATGATTGTTCGCTCATGCGGTGGGCCTTGTCATAG AACAATGGACTTAAGAGTTGATATTGATGCTGCAGGAAGTTGCCCAATTGCACCCATCTATGTCCAGAGACATGTCATCCTGGTGAATGCCCTTCACCTCAAAAGTGCTCTAAGAAG